From Lycorma delicatula isolate Av1 chromosome 13, ASM4794821v1, whole genome shotgun sequence, a single genomic window includes:
- the LOC142333762 gene encoding spermine oxidase-like isoform X3 — translation MSSNFLRTEEKYKVIIVGAGISGMGAATRLLSNNFSDITILEASNRLGGRVYTAPFGDYLIEYGAQWVHGQGGNPVYEIAEPYNFLYIQNWEIIKGFVKHSDSKLNISVVSSWLFDEVGDIFYNKNDMMLCNCSVEHYFTNKFNELIKNNNIDQYTAQAVADYATKYQRIQDGVSNLDEEGSWGSVQHFQYNGSLSVAWKTGYHSFINMLMGKYKGKELPVEQKTKFNKVVQTISWTGNEVKICCEDGSHYFADHVIVTVSLGVLKVLAKTMFNPSLPDNKLAAIESLGFDVVDKIYIQFETRWWPLDFEYRLNFLWSDEDKQRFKNESKYGGWTTEVVDFHFVENQPRVLEGWVIGDTARLMETLSNDELTGAVTELFNWFVSNEYSISKPINITRSTWGSNRFIHGSYSFRTVKSDRLGYSAANILAEPLLFNQTNPVVLFAGEATNDKSFATVHGALETGWREATRILSF, via the exons ATGTCTTCCAATTTCTTAAGGACAGA GgagaaatataaagtaattattgttgGTGCTGGGATATCAGGCATGGGTGCAGCAACTCGCttattaagtaacaatttttctGATATAACAATTTTGGAAGCATCAAATCGTCTAGGCGGTAGAGTGTACACGGCACCgtttg GTGATTATCTAATAGAATATGGAGCTCAGTGGGTTCACGGACAAGGTGGTAATCCTGTGTATGAAATTGCTGAAccatataactttttatatattcagAACTGGGAAATAATAAAAGGCTTTGTTAAACATTCAGATTCAAAACTAAACATTTCAGTTGTATCTAGCTGGCTATTTGATGAAGTcggtgatattttttataataaaaatgacatgATGTTGTGTAATTGTTCAGTGgaacattattttacaaacaa GTTTAAcgagttgataaaaaataataatattgatcaaTACACAGCACAAGCAGTAGCAGATTATGCCACAAAGTATCAGAGAATTCAAGATGGAGTTAGTAATTTGGATGAAGAAGGATCGTGGGGAAGTGTGCAACATTTTCAATACAATGGAAGTTTGTCTGTGGCATGGAAAACTGGTTatcattcttttataaatatgttaatg GGAAAGTACAAAGGTAAAGAGCTACCAGtcgaacaaaaaacaaaattcaataaagtcGTTCAAACAATTAGCTGGACAGGAAATGAAGTCAAAATCTGTTGTGAAGATGGTTCACATTATTTTGCTGATCATGTTATCGTTACAGTTTCTTTAGGTGTGCTAAAGGTTTTAGCTAAAACAATGTTTAATCCTTCATTACCTGACAATAAATTAGCTGCCATTGAG tcTCTTGGATTTGATGTTGTGGATAAAATCTATATTCAGTTTGAAACACGTTGGTGGCCATTGGATTTTGAGTACAGGTTAAATTTCCTGTGGTCCGATGAAGATAAACAACGATtcaaaaatgaatcaaaatat GGTGGATGGACTACTGAAGTAGttgattttcattttgttgaaaatcagcCAAGAGTTCTAGAAGGCTGGGTAATTGGTGACACTGCTCGTTTAATGGAAACACTCTCTAATGATGAACTAACTGGTGCTGTTACAGAACTGTTTAACTGGTTTGTCAGTAATGAGTATTCTATATCAAAACCAATAAATATTACAAG atcaACTTGGGGTAGTAATCGTTTCATTCATGGATCATACAGTTTTCGAACAGTAAAGAGCGATCGTTTGGGATATTCTGCTGCTAATATTCTTGCTGA
- the LOC142333762 gene encoding spermine oxidase-like isoform X4, whose protein sequence is MEKMLSLHFLFAVILFTITVYGNTENTSTREKYKVIIVGAGISGMGAATRLLSNNFSDITILEASNRLGGRVYTAPFGDYLIEYGAQWVHGQGGNPVYEIAEPYNFLYIQNWEIIKGFVKHSDSKLNISVVSSWLFDEVGDIFYNKNDMMLCNCSVEHYFTNKFNELIKNNNIDQYTAQAVADYATKYQRIQDGVSNLDEEGSWGSVQHFQYNGSLSVAWKTGYHSFINMLMGKYKGKELPVEQKTKFNKVVQTISWTGNEVKICCEDGSHYFADHVIVTVSLGVLKVLAKTMFNPSLPDNKLAAIEGGWTTEVVDFHFVENQPRVLEGWVIGDTARLMETLSNDELTGAVTELFNWFVSNEYSISKPINITRSTWGSNRFIHGSYSFRTVKSDRLGYSAANILAEPLLFNQTNPVVLFAGEATNDKSFATVHGALETGWREATRILSF, encoded by the exons atggaaaaaatgttatctttgcattttttatttgcagtaatattatttacaattactgTATATGGTAACACAGAAAACACATCTACCAG GgagaaatataaagtaattattgttgGTGCTGGGATATCAGGCATGGGTGCAGCAACTCGCttattaagtaacaatttttctGATATAACAATTTTGGAAGCATCAAATCGTCTAGGCGGTAGAGTGTACACGGCACCgtttg GTGATTATCTAATAGAATATGGAGCTCAGTGGGTTCACGGACAAGGTGGTAATCCTGTGTATGAAATTGCTGAAccatataactttttatatattcagAACTGGGAAATAATAAAAGGCTTTGTTAAACATTCAGATTCAAAACTAAACATTTCAGTTGTATCTAGCTGGCTATTTGATGAAGTcggtgatattttttataataaaaatgacatgATGTTGTGTAATTGTTCAGTGgaacattattttacaaacaa GTTTAAcgagttgataaaaaataataatattgatcaaTACACAGCACAAGCAGTAGCAGATTATGCCACAAAGTATCAGAGAATTCAAGATGGAGTTAGTAATTTGGATGAAGAAGGATCGTGGGGAAGTGTGCAACATTTTCAATACAATGGAAGTTTGTCTGTGGCATGGAAAACTGGTTatcattcttttataaatatgttaatg GGAAAGTACAAAGGTAAAGAGCTACCAGtcgaacaaaaaacaaaattcaataaagtcGTTCAAACAATTAGCTGGACAGGAAATGAAGTCAAAATCTGTTGTGAAGATGGTTCACATTATTTTGCTGATCATGTTATCGTTACAGTTTCTTTAGGTGTGCTAAAGGTTTTAGCTAAAACAATGTTTAATCCTTCATTACCTGACAATAAATTAGCTGCCATTGAG GGTGGATGGACTACTGAAGTAGttgattttcattttgttgaaaatcagcCAAGAGTTCTAGAAGGCTGGGTAATTGGTGACACTGCTCGTTTAATGGAAACACTCTCTAATGATGAACTAACTGGTGCTGTTACAGAACTGTTTAACTGGTTTGTCAGTAATGAGTATTCTATATCAAAACCAATAAATATTACAAG atcaACTTGGGGTAGTAATCGTTTCATTCATGGATCATACAGTTTTCGAACAGTAAAGAGCGATCGTTTGGGATATTCTGCTGCTAATATTCTTGCTGA
- the LOC142333762 gene encoding spermine oxidase-like isoform X2 → MEKMLSLHFLFAVILFTITVYGNTENTSTREKYKVIIVGAGISGMGAATRLLSNNFSDITILEASNRLGGRVYTAPFGDYLIEYGAQWVHGQGGNPVYEIAEPYNFLYIQNWEIIKGFVKHSDSKLNISVVSSWLFDEVGDIFYNKNDMMLCNCSVEHYFTNKFNELIKNNNIDQYTAQAVADYATKYQRIQDGVSNLDEEGSWGSVQHFQYNGSLSVAWKTGYHSFINMLMGKYKGKELPVEQKTKFNKVVQTISWTGNEVKICCEDGSHYFADHVIVTVSLGVLKVLAKTMFNPSLPDNKLAAIESLGFDVVDKIYIQFETRWWPLDFEYRLNFLWSDEDKQRFKNESKYGGWTTEVVDFHFVENQPRVLEGWVIGDTARLMETLSNDELTGAVTELFNWFVSNEYSISKPINITRSTWGSNRFIHGSYSFRTVKSDRLGYSAANILAEPLLFNQTNPHVLDIIGDQRVLLLSTIF, encoded by the exons atggaaaaaatgttatctttgcattttttatttgcagtaatattatttacaattactgTATATGGTAACACAGAAAACACATCTACCAG GgagaaatataaagtaattattgttgGTGCTGGGATATCAGGCATGGGTGCAGCAACTCGCttattaagtaacaatttttctGATATAACAATTTTGGAAGCATCAAATCGTCTAGGCGGTAGAGTGTACACGGCACCgtttg GTGATTATCTAATAGAATATGGAGCTCAGTGGGTTCACGGACAAGGTGGTAATCCTGTGTATGAAATTGCTGAAccatataactttttatatattcagAACTGGGAAATAATAAAAGGCTTTGTTAAACATTCAGATTCAAAACTAAACATTTCAGTTGTATCTAGCTGGCTATTTGATGAAGTcggtgatattttttataataaaaatgacatgATGTTGTGTAATTGTTCAGTGgaacattattttacaaacaa GTTTAAcgagttgataaaaaataataatattgatcaaTACACAGCACAAGCAGTAGCAGATTATGCCACAAAGTATCAGAGAATTCAAGATGGAGTTAGTAATTTGGATGAAGAAGGATCGTGGGGAAGTGTGCAACATTTTCAATACAATGGAAGTTTGTCTGTGGCATGGAAAACTGGTTatcattcttttataaatatgttaatg GGAAAGTACAAAGGTAAAGAGCTACCAGtcgaacaaaaaacaaaattcaataaagtcGTTCAAACAATTAGCTGGACAGGAAATGAAGTCAAAATCTGTTGTGAAGATGGTTCACATTATTTTGCTGATCATGTTATCGTTACAGTTTCTTTAGGTGTGCTAAAGGTTTTAGCTAAAACAATGTTTAATCCTTCATTACCTGACAATAAATTAGCTGCCATTGAG tcTCTTGGATTTGATGTTGTGGATAAAATCTATATTCAGTTTGAAACACGTTGGTGGCCATTGGATTTTGAGTACAGGTTAAATTTCCTGTGGTCCGATGAAGATAAACAACGATtcaaaaatgaatcaaaatat GGTGGATGGACTACTGAAGTAGttgattttcattttgttgaaaatcagcCAAGAGTTCTAGAAGGCTGGGTAATTGGTGACACTGCTCGTTTAATGGAAACACTCTCTAATGATGAACTAACTGGTGCTGTTACAGAACTGTTTAACTGGTTTGTCAGTAATGAGTATTCTATATCAAAACCAATAAATATTACAAG atcaACTTGGGGTAGTAATCGTTTCATTCATGGATCATACAGTTTTCGAACAGTAAAGAGCGATCGTTTGGGATATTCTGCTGCTAATATTCTTGCTGA
- the LOC142333762 gene encoding spermine oxidase-like isoform X1, translated as MEKMLSLHFLFAVILFTITVYGNTENTSTREKYKVIIVGAGISGMGAATRLLSNNFSDITILEASNRLGGRVYTAPFGDYLIEYGAQWVHGQGGNPVYEIAEPYNFLYIQNWEIIKGFVKHSDSKLNISVVSSWLFDEVGDIFYNKNDMMLCNCSVEHYFTNKFNELIKNNNIDQYTAQAVADYATKYQRIQDGVSNLDEEGSWGSVQHFQYNGSLSVAWKTGYHSFINMLMGKYKGKELPVEQKTKFNKVVQTISWTGNEVKICCEDGSHYFADHVIVTVSLGVLKVLAKTMFNPSLPDNKLAAIESLGFDVVDKIYIQFETRWWPLDFEYRLNFLWSDEDKQRFKNESKYGGWTTEVVDFHFVENQPRVLEGWVIGDTARLMETLSNDELTGAVTELFNWFVSNEYSISKPINITRSTWGSNRFIHGSYSFRTVKSDRLGYSAANILAEPLLFNQTNPVVLFAGEATNDKSFATVHGALETGWREATRILSF; from the exons atggaaaaaatgttatctttgcattttttatttgcagtaatattatttacaattactgTATATGGTAACACAGAAAACACATCTACCAG GgagaaatataaagtaattattgttgGTGCTGGGATATCAGGCATGGGTGCAGCAACTCGCttattaagtaacaatttttctGATATAACAATTTTGGAAGCATCAAATCGTCTAGGCGGTAGAGTGTACACGGCACCgtttg GTGATTATCTAATAGAATATGGAGCTCAGTGGGTTCACGGACAAGGTGGTAATCCTGTGTATGAAATTGCTGAAccatataactttttatatattcagAACTGGGAAATAATAAAAGGCTTTGTTAAACATTCAGATTCAAAACTAAACATTTCAGTTGTATCTAGCTGGCTATTTGATGAAGTcggtgatattttttataataaaaatgacatgATGTTGTGTAATTGTTCAGTGgaacattattttacaaacaa GTTTAAcgagttgataaaaaataataatattgatcaaTACACAGCACAAGCAGTAGCAGATTATGCCACAAAGTATCAGAGAATTCAAGATGGAGTTAGTAATTTGGATGAAGAAGGATCGTGGGGAAGTGTGCAACATTTTCAATACAATGGAAGTTTGTCTGTGGCATGGAAAACTGGTTatcattcttttataaatatgttaatg GGAAAGTACAAAGGTAAAGAGCTACCAGtcgaacaaaaaacaaaattcaataaagtcGTTCAAACAATTAGCTGGACAGGAAATGAAGTCAAAATCTGTTGTGAAGATGGTTCACATTATTTTGCTGATCATGTTATCGTTACAGTTTCTTTAGGTGTGCTAAAGGTTTTAGCTAAAACAATGTTTAATCCTTCATTACCTGACAATAAATTAGCTGCCATTGAG tcTCTTGGATTTGATGTTGTGGATAAAATCTATATTCAGTTTGAAACACGTTGGTGGCCATTGGATTTTGAGTACAGGTTAAATTTCCTGTGGTCCGATGAAGATAAACAACGATtcaaaaatgaatcaaaatat GGTGGATGGACTACTGAAGTAGttgattttcattttgttgaaaatcagcCAAGAGTTCTAGAAGGCTGGGTAATTGGTGACACTGCTCGTTTAATGGAAACACTCTCTAATGATGAACTAACTGGTGCTGTTACAGAACTGTTTAACTGGTTTGTCAGTAATGAGTATTCTATATCAAAACCAATAAATATTACAAG atcaACTTGGGGTAGTAATCGTTTCATTCATGGATCATACAGTTTTCGAACAGTAAAGAGCGATCGTTTGGGATATTCTGCTGCTAATATTCTTGCTGA